The Cytophagia bacterium CHB2 nucleotide sequence ACGCCCAAACTCAACATGCTGGCGCATACCGGCATGGACCGCCGCCGCGCTAAAAAATTCGACGGCTTTGAAATCGTGCTGACGAGCTACGGCATATTGCGGCGCGACATCGAGTTCTTAAAAAATGTGAGATTTCACTACACCATACTCGACGAATCGCAACACATCAAAAACCCCCTGTCGCAAACCGCTAAGGCCGCGCGCATTCTGCAGGCGAATCACCGGCTGGTGTTGACCGGCACGCCGGTGGAAAACAACACGCAGGAGTTGTGGAGCCAGTTCAATTTTCTCAATCCCGGCTTGCTGGGCAGCTTGAATTATTTCAAAAACGCCTTTGCGCGGCCGATCGAACGCGAACGCGACAATACTAGCGCAAGCCTCTTGCGAAAGATGATTTTTCCTTTTATTTTGCGACGGACGAAACAGGAAGTCGCGCAGGAACTGCCGCCCAAAGTCGAAAATTTGTTCTATTGCGAGATGCTGCCGGAGCAGCGCAAACTGTATGATCGCTGGCGTGATTACTATCGCGCGCACGTGATGCAGCAGATTGATTTGCAAGGACTGGAGCGCTCACGCATGTACGTGCTGGAGGGCCTCACGCGCCTGCGCCAAATCTGTTGCCACCCCGCGCTGGTCGATCAGCAAGTTGCGCCGGTCTCGGGCAAATTCGATGCGCTCAACGAATTGCTCGAAAACGTTCTGGCAGAGAATCACAAAGTGTTGGTGTTTTCGCAATTCGTGCGCATGTTGCGCATCATTCGTCTGAAGCTCGACGATCAAAAAATCCCGTATGCCTATCTCGATGGCCATACGAAAGAGCGGCAGGCGCAAGTCGAGCGCTTTCAAAGCGATCCGGACATACGCGTCTTCCTGATCAGTTTGAAGGCGGGCGGTTTCAGCTTAAATTTGACGGCAGCGGATTATGTGATTCTGTATGATCCGTGGTGGAACCCCGCCGCGGAGGCGCAGGCGATTGACCGCACGCATCGCATTGGCCAGGATAAAAATGTGTTTGCGTACAAGTTGATTGTGCGCGATTCGGTGGAGGAAAAAATTTTACAGTTGCAGGAACGCAAAAAGGCCATTGTGGCGGATTTAATTACCACCGATGCCGGCTTGTTTAAAAAACTCAGCGCGGAGGATATCGAAGTCTTGTTCAGTTAAAAATGTTGCGGCTTACTGGTTACTGGCTGCTGGTTATTAATCCAATGACCGATCAGCAACCAATAACAAGCGGCCAGCAACGAGTCATAAACCATTCCCGCTCTTCAGTTCGTCCGACCTGTTTCGCGAATCTCTTCACTGACGCGTCGCGATGCAACCCGATCATGCGGGCTCAAGTCACCATTCGTTCAACGGCGAATGGCTCTGTTCTCATCATTCAATCTAAGGAGAGTTGTATCGTGAACATCTACGTGGGTAACATCGCACGCTCGGTGTCGGAAGATGAACTGCGTGACGCTTTTGCGGCGCACGGCGAAGTGTCGACAGTTACGCTGATCAAAGACAAATTTACCGGCGAGCCGCGTGGCTTCGGTTTCATCGAAATGCCGGCAAAAATGCAGGCGATGACGGCGATCAAAGAAATGAACGGCAAAGAGCTGCAAGGCCGATCCTTGATCGTGAATGAGGCGCGCCCCAAAACCGATAAACGCGGCGGTGGTGGCGGCGGTCGCAGCGGTGGTGGTGGTCGTGGCGGCGATCGGCGTGGCGGCGGTGGCCGTGGCGGTTTTGGCGGCGGTCGCGATCGCTTCTAATCTTAGAAAGACCTTCCACAGCGAAATGCTTGGAAGGTCTTTTTGTTATGACTATGCTAAAAATCGTCGCAGATAAAAACATTCCTTTCGTCCAATCCGCTTTTGCCACGCTCGGCGAGGTTCGGCTGATGCCCGGGCGCGATATCACGGCAGCGGCTTTGCGCGATGTCGATATGCTGTTGGTGCGCTCGATCACCGAAGTCAACGCCGCCTTGCTCGCAGGTACGCCGGTCAAGTTTGTCGGCACCGCCACCATTGGCATGGATCATCTGGATTGCGACTATCTCCATCATCAAAAGATCACCTACGCCAGCGCAGCCGGTTGCAATGCGAATGCGGTGGCAGAATATATTTGTGCGGCGCTGTTGTTTTGCGCCGTGCAGCGCAACCTCACGCTGGCGAATCTGACAATCGGCATCGTGGGCGTCGGCAATGTCGGCAGCAAAGTGGCGGTGAAAGCAGCCGCGCTCGGCCTGCGCGTTTTGTTGAATGATCCGCCCCGCGCGCGCCGGCTTACTGGTGCGGAGCGTGAGCAGTCACCG carries:
- a CDS encoding RNA-binding protein → MNIYVGNIARSVSEDELRDAFAAHGEVSTVTLIKDKFTGEPRGFGFIEMPAKMQAMTAIKEMNGKELQGRSLIVNEARPKTDKRGGGGGGRSGGGGRGGDRRGGGGRGGFGGGRDRF